From Actinoplanes oblitus, a single genomic window includes:
- a CDS encoding Acg family FMN-binding oxidoreductase has product MSDAATMAVHAPSIHHTQPWRWRVSGAELDLYLDRSRAFDVTDPDSRLAILSCGAALHHALVSLAADGWHTVLARMPDPQHPDHLARLRLDRRVPVSLEARRHRQTIGLRHTDRRPTGSTPIDADELTAVVGVVKSAGAGLHILPPDQVLELACAADQAQRAENEDLTWQTEVNYWPGGTRPPGHGIPDAAIPDRATRTTVPGSDFGHHGDLPVSAAHESAATFAILYGPEDGAADWLRAGEALSAVWLTATELGMSVLPLSATIEVAVTRNRLRHLLAGLGHPHLVLRLTTGEPARTAAARTPRRLADQDRSLRMHRISPGHP; this is encoded by the coding sequence TTGTCCGACGCCGCCACCATGGCGGTCCACGCCCCCTCGATTCACCACACGCAACCGTGGCGCTGGCGTGTCAGCGGCGCCGAACTCGACCTCTACCTCGATCGCAGCCGGGCATTCGACGTCACCGACCCCGACTCCCGGCTCGCCATTCTCAGCTGCGGCGCCGCACTGCACCACGCCCTGGTCAGCCTCGCCGCCGACGGCTGGCACACCGTTCTCGCGCGCATGCCGGACCCCCAGCATCCCGATCATCTCGCGCGGTTGCGTCTCGACCGCCGGGTCCCGGTCAGTCTCGAAGCGCGACGCCACCGGCAGACCATCGGGCTGCGGCACACCGACCGCCGGCCCACCGGGAGCACCCCGATAGACGCCGACGAGTTGACCGCGGTCGTCGGAGTCGTGAAATCCGCCGGCGCGGGCCTGCACATACTGCCCCCCGATCAGGTGCTCGAGCTGGCCTGCGCCGCCGACCAGGCACAACGCGCCGAGAACGAGGACCTCACCTGGCAGACGGAGGTCAATTACTGGCCCGGCGGCACCCGGCCACCGGGCCATGGCATCCCGGACGCCGCCATTCCGGATCGAGCCACCCGGACGACCGTGCCGGGCAGCGACTTCGGCCATCACGGCGACCTGCCCGTCTCCGCAGCGCACGAGAGCGCCGCCACGTTCGCAATCCTCTACGGACCCGAGGACGGGGCGGCCGACTGGCTTCGCGCCGGCGAAGCACTGTCGGCCGTCTGGCTCACTGCCACCGAGCTCGGCATGTCGGTCCTGCCGCTGAGCGCGACCATCGAAGTGGCCGTCACCCGGAACCGCCTCCGGCACCTGCTCGCCGGCCTCGGCCACCCGCACCTCGTGCTTCGCCTCACCACCGGTGAGCCGGCCCGCACCGCCGCAGCGCGCACA
- a CDS encoding phosphoketolase family protein gives MSGVLSVARGEPLGADELHRVDGYWRAANYLSVGQIYLMGNPLLREPLQPAQVKPRLLGHWGTTPGLNLLYAHLSRIIAARGREVIYVTGPGHGGPGLVANTWLEGTYSEIYPRISRDTVGMQRLFTQFSFPGGIPSHVAPETPGSIHEGGELGYSLAHAYGAALDNPDLVVACVIGDGEAETGPLAASWHSTKFLDPVGDGAVLPILHLNGYKIANPTVLARIGDAELTALLQGYGHQPYLVDGDDPDTVHQLLAATLDTVFDEITEIQRAAREDGVTDRPRWPMIVLRTPKGWTGPKIVDGLQVEGTWRAHQVPLTAARDDIAHLDALHAWMSSYRPDELFDDHGAPQSWITDWLPHGDLRMSANPHANGGRFPRDLELPAFRDYAVKAGETAEATRVLGGWLRDVLTANAGYRNFRLVGPDETESNRLGAVLDTTGKAWQARVDDVDQHLDRHGRVMEILSETTCQGWLEGYLLTGRHGLFSCYEAFVHIVDSMVNQHAKWLKTTRHLGWRNPVPSLNYLLTSHVWRQDHNGTSHQDPGFIDHVVNKKAEVVRVYLPPDANTLLSVADHCLRSRDYINVIVAGKQPAPTWLDIDDAALHCTRGLGIWDWASNDDGNPDVVLAAAGDVPTLEILAATDLLRQHLPDLKVRVVNVVDLMRLQPDSEHPHGLPDPEFDAIFTTDRPIIMAYHGYPWLIHRLTYRRANHHNLHVRGYKEEGTTTTPFDMLVVNDMDRFHLVIDVIDRVPGLARKAAVLRQQMADKRAEHRAYVRRTGEDLPEIRDWTWPHTP, from the coding sequence ATGTCCGGCGTCCTCTCCGTGGCACGGGGTGAGCCGTTGGGCGCCGACGAGTTGCACCGCGTCGACGGGTACTGGCGGGCCGCGAACTATCTGTCCGTCGGACAGATCTACCTGATGGGCAACCCGTTGCTGCGCGAGCCGCTGCAACCGGCCCAGGTCAAGCCGCGGCTACTCGGGCACTGGGGCACCACCCCCGGCCTGAACCTGCTCTACGCCCACCTGTCGCGGATCATCGCGGCCCGCGGCCGGGAGGTCATCTACGTGACCGGCCCGGGCCACGGCGGGCCCGGGCTGGTCGCGAACACCTGGCTGGAAGGTACCTACTCCGAGATCTATCCGCGGATCTCCCGGGACACGGTCGGCATGCAGCGGCTGTTCACCCAGTTCTCGTTCCCCGGCGGCATCCCGTCCCACGTGGCCCCGGAGACCCCTGGGTCGATCCACGAGGGCGGCGAGCTGGGCTATTCGCTGGCGCACGCCTACGGCGCCGCCCTGGACAACCCGGACCTGGTCGTGGCGTGCGTGATAGGCGACGGTGAGGCCGAGACTGGGCCCCTCGCGGCGTCCTGGCACTCCACCAAGTTCCTCGACCCGGTCGGCGACGGCGCGGTCCTGCCGATCCTGCACCTCAACGGCTACAAGATCGCCAACCCGACCGTGCTCGCGCGCATCGGCGACGCCGAGCTCACGGCACTTCTCCAGGGGTACGGCCACCAGCCGTACCTCGTCGACGGCGACGACCCGGACACCGTGCACCAACTTCTCGCCGCGACCCTCGACACGGTCTTCGACGAGATCACCGAGATCCAGCGGGCCGCCCGCGAGGACGGCGTCACCGACCGTCCGCGCTGGCCGATGATCGTACTGCGGACCCCCAAGGGCTGGACCGGACCGAAGATCGTCGACGGCCTGCAGGTGGAGGGCACCTGGCGAGCCCACCAGGTCCCGCTGACCGCGGCCCGCGACGACATCGCTCACCTGGATGCCCTGCACGCCTGGATGTCCTCCTACCGGCCTGACGAGCTGTTCGACGACCACGGTGCCCCGCAATCATGGATCACGGACTGGCTGCCCCACGGCGATCTGCGGATGTCGGCGAACCCGCACGCCAACGGCGGCCGATTCCCTCGTGATCTGGAATTGCCCGCGTTCCGCGACTACGCGGTCAAGGCCGGCGAGACCGCCGAGGCGACCAGGGTGCTCGGCGGCTGGCTACGCGACGTGCTGACCGCGAACGCCGGGTACCGCAACTTCCGGCTGGTCGGACCGGACGAGACCGAGTCGAACCGGCTCGGCGCGGTCCTCGACACCACCGGTAAGGCGTGGCAGGCCCGGGTCGACGACGTGGATCAGCACCTGGACCGGCACGGCCGGGTCATGGAGATCCTGTCCGAGACCACCTGCCAGGGCTGGCTGGAGGGCTACCTGCTGACCGGCCGGCACGGCCTTTTCTCCTGCTACGAGGCCTTCGTTCACATCGTCGACTCGATGGTCAACCAGCACGCCAAATGGTTGAAGACGACCCGGCACCTCGGCTGGCGCAACCCCGTCCCGTCGCTGAACTACCTGCTCACCTCACATGTCTGGCGCCAGGACCACAACGGCACCTCCCACCAGGACCCCGGCTTCATCGACCACGTCGTCAACAAGAAGGCCGAAGTCGTCCGGGTCTACCTGCCGCCGGACGCCAACACCCTGCTCTCGGTCGCCGACCACTGCCTGCGCAGTCGCGACTACATCAACGTCATCGTCGCCGGCAAACAACCCGCACCGACCTGGCTCGACATCGACGACGCCGCCCTGCACTGCACCCGCGGCCTCGGCATCTGGGACTGGGCCAGCAACGACGACGGCAACCCCGACGTCGTCCTGGCCGCCGCCGGCGACGTACCCACCCTGGAAATCCTCGCCGCCACCGACCTGCTCCGACAGCACCTGCCCGACCTCAAGGTCCGGGTGGTCAACGTCGTCGACCTGATGCGCCTGCAACCGGACTCGGAACACCCGCACGGCCTGCCCGACCCCGAGTTCGACGCCATCTTCACCACCGACCGGCCGATCATCATGGCCTACCACGGCTACCCGTGGTTGATCCACCGCCTGACCTACCGCCGCGCCAACCACCACAACCTGCACGTCCGCGGCTACAAAGAGGAAGGCACCACCACCACACCATTCGACATGCTCGTCGTCAACGACATGGACCGCTTCCACCTCGTCATCGACGTCATCGACCGGGTCCCCGGCCTCGCCCGCAAAGCCGCCGTCCTGCGCCAGCAGATGGCCGACAAACGCGCCGAACACCGCGCTTACGTACGCCGCACCGGCGAAGACCTGCCCGAGATCCGCGACTGGACCTGGCCGCACACGCCCTGA
- a CDS encoding slipin family protein, producing the protein MSYLWITLIVFLILVLAALSVKVVKQYEQGVLFRLGKVIAVRQAGLTLIIPFVDVLNRVSLRIITMPIQSQGIITRDNVSVDVSAVAYYRVVDAQKSVVAIENVGAAINQIAQTTLRKVVGQHTLDETLSETDRINIDIKTILDVATEDWGVEVTLVELKDIQLPESMKRAMARQAEAEREKRAKIIAAEGEALAADALGSAADIMMAHPLALQLRNLQTLVELGVDKNSTVVFPAPLMSTIGELGTFLARENSAAATVPAATAINGNALPTTAR; encoded by the coding sequence ATGTCGTACCTGTGGATCACCCTGATCGTGTTCTTGATCCTCGTTCTGGCCGCTCTGTCGGTGAAGGTCGTCAAGCAGTACGAACAGGGAGTGCTGTTCCGGCTCGGCAAAGTCATCGCCGTCCGGCAGGCCGGCCTCACCCTGATCATCCCGTTCGTCGACGTGCTGAACCGGGTGAGCCTGCGGATCATCACCATGCCGATCCAGTCGCAGGGCATCATCACCCGCGACAACGTCAGCGTCGACGTCTCCGCCGTCGCCTACTACCGGGTCGTCGACGCGCAGAAGTCGGTCGTCGCGATCGAGAACGTCGGCGCGGCGATCAACCAGATCGCCCAGACCACCCTGCGGAAGGTCGTCGGTCAGCACACCCTCGACGAAACCCTGTCCGAGACCGACCGGATCAACATCGACATCAAGACGATCCTGGACGTCGCCACCGAGGACTGGGGTGTCGAGGTCACCCTGGTCGAGCTCAAGGACATCCAGCTGCCCGAGAGCATGAAACGGGCCATGGCCCGGCAGGCCGAGGCCGAGCGGGAGAAGCGCGCGAAGATCATCGCCGCCGAGGGTGAGGCCCTCGCCGCCGACGCGCTCGGGTCCGCCGCCGACATCATGATGGCCCACCCCCTCGCCCTGCAGCTGCGCAACCTGCAGACTTTGGTCGAGCTCGGCGTGGACAAGAACAGCACCGTCGTGTTCCCGGCGCCGCTGATGAGCACCATCGGCGAATTGGGCACGTTCCTGGCCCGGGAGAACAGCGCGGCGGCCACCGTACCCGCGGCGACTGCGATCAACGGCAACGCACTGCCCACGACGGCCCGCTGA
- a CDS encoding DoxX family membrane protein, with amino-acid sequence MVNIADNHETSAHRTPRATTGRPDRGARHQAPVPDTALPITGRTVTATRYLMAGIRLALGWVFLWAFLDKLFGLGRSTPAAHAWLKGGSPTAGFLGKAATGPFTDLYHSIAGNTAIDVLFMAALLGIGIALILGIGMRIAASAGALLTVLMWTVVLPPETNPFMDEHLIHAAVLVLLAVLGAGTTWGFGRRWAATTLVRRSTWLI; translated from the coding sequence ATGGTCAACATCGCCGACAACCACGAAACGTCTGCTCACCGCACTCCCCGGGCCACCACTGGACGGCCGGACCGGGGCGCACGGCACCAGGCTCCGGTGCCGGACACCGCGCTTCCGATCACCGGCAGGACGGTCACCGCGACGCGATACCTGATGGCCGGCATCCGGCTCGCCCTGGGCTGGGTCTTCCTGTGGGCGTTCCTCGACAAGTTGTTCGGTCTGGGACGCAGTACTCCCGCCGCGCATGCGTGGCTGAAGGGCGGCAGCCCCACCGCCGGATTCCTCGGCAAGGCCGCGACCGGCCCGTTCACCGACCTCTACCATTCGATCGCCGGGAACACTGCCATCGACGTGCTGTTCATGGCGGCTCTGCTGGGTATCGGCATCGCGCTGATCCTCGGCATCGGCATGCGTATCGCCGCGTCCGCCGGGGCTCTGCTGACCGTCCTGATGTGGACCGTGGTGCTCCCGCCGGAAACCAACCCGTTCATGGACGAGCACCTCATCCACGCTGCCGTCCTGGTCCTGCTCGCCGTGCTCGGAGCCGGAACCACCTGGGGCTTCGGTCGACGATGGGCGGCGACCACGCTCGTGCGACGCAGCACCTGGCTGATCTAG
- a CDS encoding universal stress protein: MIRQEQVPDHRIVVGVDNSEGAAEALRWALAHARLTGATVEAVTAWQVPPMYAYAYGWTPTGIDDAGIIRYAEKTLTEIVEQAQAGDDQPVAVTTRVTEGPTARVLLAAGKGADLLVLGSRGNGAFAGMLLGSVSQHCVQHATCPTVVVPEQTGP; encoded by the coding sequence ATGATCCGTCAGGAACAGGTACCGGACCATCGCATCGTCGTCGGCGTCGACAATTCCGAGGGCGCGGCGGAAGCGCTGCGCTGGGCACTCGCCCACGCGCGGCTGACCGGCGCCACCGTCGAAGCCGTCACCGCGTGGCAGGTGCCACCCATGTACGCCTACGCCTATGGCTGGACACCGACCGGCATCGATGACGCCGGCATCATCAGATATGCCGAGAAGACCCTGACCGAGATAGTGGAGCAGGCGCAGGCCGGGGATGACCAGCCCGTAGCCGTCACCACCCGGGTCACGGAAGGGCCTACGGCACGGGTCCTGCTGGCCGCCGGAAAAGGCGCCGACCTGCTGGTGCTCGGCAGCCGCGGTAACGGCGCCTTCGCCGGGATGTTGCTCGGCTCGGTCAGTCAGCACTGCGTCCAGCACGCCACCTGCCCCACGGTGGTCGTCCCGGAACAGACCGGGCCGTAG
- a CDS encoding cation-translocating P-type ATPase, with translation MTTGTKSPDGVVTAGNADTEVNAREPLAELYRDLRTSPHGLAGREAARRLIVYGANELTRHTGRRWPSELLSQFTQPLAILLAVAAGLAWAGGTPALAIAVVAVILLNAGFAFVQEMQAEHAVDALAAFLPATAWVVRDGVRAEIPARDLVPGDVLIVVEGGRVSADARIIDGDVTVDLSALTGESVPADRSAGPTVVTGSLLDAHDLVFSGTTCTGGEATTVVTRTGMHTELGRIAALSQRGAAQPSPLETQVRRATWIIAVVAVTVGVAFLPVGVWAGLGWSAAISFSIGLIVANVPEGLLPIITLALAVGVRELARKGAVVKRLSAVETLGSTTVICTDKTGTLTENRMTVTRMWLPGAEIDATGRADDRRAVILAAAAAACTSAHPPTDVEPAGSGDPTELALLRLAAHQDAAVQPALRDANRLAIFHFDAHLKRMTSVDDTAAGVAVHTKGAPETVLPCCTGLDEPTRRDLQQTIDRYAAGGLRVIAVAHRVLAAGEIAPVRRDDAETGLTLLGLVAMVDPARAGVADAVASAHRAGIRIHVITGDYGPTAAAIAHQVGIGRTAGRTVTGDDLDRLSDADLDHLVAGDDEIVFARASPEAKLRICEALRACGNIVAMTGDGVNDAPALRHADIGVAMGRSGTDVAREAATMVLTDDNFATIVTAVDAGRRVFANVRKFVLYIFAHAVPEVVPFLIFALSGGAIPLPLTVLQILAIDLGTETLPALALGREPAEPGLMDRPPRSRRTGVIDRKLLLRAWLLLGGVSALLVMGGYLYTLTRAGWHPGDPTGPGTALHQAYLQATTITFAGIVACQIGTAFAARTDRAALFTIGVFSNRLLLWGILFELVFTAAVIYTPWLQHIFGTTALNAAQLAVIVPFPFIVWGVDEAARRVARRR, from the coding sequence ATGACCACAGGAACCAAGAGCCCCGACGGCGTCGTCACTGCCGGCAACGCCGATACCGAGGTGAACGCCCGGGAGCCACTCGCCGAGCTGTATCGAGACCTGCGCACCTCACCGCACGGGCTGGCCGGCCGCGAGGCCGCCCGGCGGTTGATCGTGTACGGAGCGAACGAGCTGACCCGGCACACCGGCCGGCGCTGGCCCAGCGAGCTGCTGTCGCAGTTCACCCAACCGCTGGCCATCCTGCTCGCGGTCGCCGCCGGTCTCGCCTGGGCCGGCGGCACCCCGGCACTCGCCATAGCGGTGGTCGCGGTGATCCTGCTCAACGCCGGTTTCGCGTTCGTCCAGGAGATGCAGGCCGAACACGCCGTCGACGCCCTCGCCGCGTTCCTGCCCGCGACAGCCTGGGTGGTCCGCGACGGCGTACGCGCGGAGATCCCCGCCCGTGACCTCGTACCCGGTGATGTTCTGATCGTCGTCGAGGGCGGCCGGGTCAGCGCTGACGCCCGCATCATCGACGGCGACGTCACCGTCGATCTGTCCGCCCTGACCGGCGAGTCAGTGCCCGCCGACCGCAGCGCCGGGCCCACCGTGGTCACCGGCTCGCTGCTGGACGCTCACGACCTCGTGTTCAGCGGCACCACCTGCACCGGCGGCGAAGCCACCACCGTCGTGACCCGCACCGGCATGCATACCGAACTCGGTCGCATCGCCGCCCTGTCCCAACGTGGGGCCGCCCAGCCCAGCCCGCTGGAGACCCAGGTACGCCGGGCGACGTGGATCATCGCGGTCGTCGCCGTCACCGTCGGGGTGGCGTTCCTGCCTGTCGGCGTCTGGGCCGGCCTCGGCTGGAGCGCCGCGATCAGCTTCTCCATCGGGCTGATCGTCGCGAACGTCCCCGAAGGCCTGCTGCCCATCATCACCCTCGCCCTGGCCGTCGGCGTCCGCGAACTCGCCCGCAAGGGCGCCGTCGTCAAACGCCTCTCCGCCGTCGAGACCCTCGGCTCCACCACCGTCATCTGCACCGACAAGACCGGCACTCTCACCGAGAACCGGATGACCGTCACCCGGATGTGGCTGCCCGGAGCCGAAATCGACGCCACCGGCCGGGCCGACGACCGACGTGCCGTGATCCTCGCCGCAGCCGCGGCCGCCTGCACCAGCGCACACCCGCCGACCGACGTCGAACCCGCCGGCAGCGGTGATCCCACCGAATTGGCCCTGTTGCGCCTGGCCGCACACCAGGACGCGGCGGTGCAACCGGCATTGCGCGACGCCAACCGCCTGGCGATCTTCCACTTCGACGCCCATCTCAAACGCATGACCAGCGTCGACGACACGGCCGCAGGCGTGGCCGTGCACACCAAAGGCGCACCCGAGACGGTGCTGCCCTGCTGCACCGGGCTCGACGAACCGACCCGCCGCGACCTGCAACAAACCATCGACCGGTACGCGGCTGGCGGCCTGCGCGTCATCGCCGTAGCGCACCGCGTCCTCGCCGCAGGCGAAATCGCTCCGGTACGACGCGACGACGCCGAGACGGGCCTTACCCTGCTCGGCCTGGTCGCGATGGTGGACCCGGCCCGTGCCGGCGTGGCCGACGCGGTCGCCAGCGCCCACCGGGCCGGTATCCGCATCCACGTCATCACCGGCGACTACGGGCCTACCGCCGCCGCTATCGCCCACCAGGTCGGCATCGGCCGCACTGCCGGCCGCACTGTCACCGGCGACGACCTTGACCGGCTCAGCGACGCCGACCTCGACCACCTCGTCGCCGGCGACGACGAGATCGTGTTCGCCCGCGCCTCGCCCGAGGCGAAACTGCGGATCTGCGAGGCCCTGCGTGCCTGCGGGAACATCGTGGCGATGACCGGCGACGGCGTCAACGACGCCCCGGCGCTGCGCCACGCTGACATCGGTGTGGCGATGGGCCGATCCGGCACCGATGTCGCCCGGGAAGCCGCGACCATGGTGCTCACCGACGACAACTTCGCCACCATCGTCACCGCCGTCGACGCCGGCCGCCGGGTCTTCGCCAACGTCCGCAAATTCGTGCTCTACATCTTCGCCCACGCCGTACCCGAAGTCGTCCCGTTCTTGATCTTCGCCTTGTCCGGCGGAGCCATCCCGCTGCCACTGACCGTGCTGCAGATTCTCGCCATCGACCTCGGCACCGAGACACTGCCCGCCCTCGCCCTGGGCCGCGAACCCGCTGAACCCGGCCTGATGGACCGACCGCCCCGGTCCCGCCGCACCGGCGTGATCGACCGCAAACTGCTGCTACGAGCCTGGCTGCTGCTCGGCGGAGTGTCCGCTCTGCTCGTCATGGGCGGCTACCTCTACACCCTCACACGTGCCGGCTGGCATCCCGGCGACCCCACCGGACCTGGTACCGCCCTGCACCAGGCCTACCTGCAAGCCACCACCATCACCTTCGCCGGCATCGTCGCCTGCCAGATCGGCACCGCTTTCGCCGCTCGCACCGATCGGGCCGCCCTGTTCACCATCGGCGTGTTCAGCAACCGGCTCCTGCTCTGGGGAATCCTGTTCGAACTCGTCTTCACCGCCGCCGTCATCTACACACCGTGGCTGCAGCACATCTTCGGCACCACGGCACTCAACGCAGCGCAGCTCGCGGTCATCGTCCCGTTCCCGTTCATCGTCTGGGGCGTCGACGAAGCGGCACGCCGGGTGGCCCGGCGCCGGTGA
- a CDS encoding glycosyltransferase → MIITYGFLSTHPPTRCGLATFNAALAGHLGAAGGPSGIVRVAEAGDDLTPTPGVVHTWVGGAPSGWRDSADVLNTFDVAVVQHEYGIYPGRDGGEVLSVLRRLTVPSIVVLHTVPAAPTPRQKSLLEQIAAVAGAVVTLTRSARDRLLLGYAVDAAKVSVIPHGASDFAGEPARRNARPHLLTWGLLGPGKGIEWALGALARLQKVKPAPVYTVAGRTHPKVAELHGEAYRASLHQLGAALGVGRDVHYESSYLDQAALGELIRSADVVVLPYDSTDQVTSGVLVEAVAARIPVVATTFPHAVEVLTDGPGLLVPHKNPAALATAIRKILTRPALAAALRERHGHTEPALRWPAVAQRYQELAATLVTAGSRPVPVAGR, encoded by the coding sequence ATGATCATCACGTATGGATTTCTCAGCACTCACCCGCCCACCCGGTGCGGCCTGGCAACCTTCAACGCCGCACTCGCGGGCCACCTGGGTGCGGCCGGTGGCCCGAGCGGCATTGTGCGAGTCGCCGAGGCCGGCGACGACCTCACGCCGACGCCGGGTGTGGTCCACACCTGGGTCGGGGGCGCGCCGTCCGGCTGGCGCGACAGCGCCGACGTGCTGAACACCTTCGACGTCGCCGTCGTCCAGCACGAGTACGGCATCTATCCCGGCCGCGACGGGGGAGAGGTCCTGTCCGTGCTACGCCGGCTCACCGTGCCGAGCATCGTCGTCCTGCACACCGTGCCGGCCGCACCCACCCCACGGCAGAAGTCGCTGCTCGAACAGATCGCCGCCGTCGCCGGCGCGGTCGTCACCCTCACCAGGTCCGCGCGCGACCGGCTTCTTCTCGGCTATGCCGTCGACGCCGCGAAAGTCTCCGTGATCCCGCACGGCGCCTCCGACTTCGCCGGGGAGCCGGCCCGCCGGAATGCCCGGCCACACCTGTTGACCTGGGGACTACTGGGCCCGGGAAAAGGGATCGAATGGGCGCTGGGTGCCCTCGCCCGGCTGCAGAAAGTCAAACCCGCACCGGTCTACACCGTGGCCGGCCGGACCCATCCCAAGGTCGCCGAGTTGCACGGCGAGGCGTACCGGGCCAGTCTGCACCAGCTCGGTGCGGCCCTCGGCGTCGGTCGCGACGTGCACTACGAGTCGTCCTACCTCGACCAGGCCGCACTCGGCGAGTTGATCCGCTCCGCCGACGTCGTCGTGCTGCCCTACGACTCCACCGACCAGGTCACCTCGGGTGTGCTCGTGGAGGCGGTGGCGGCCCGGATCCCGGTCGTCGCGACCACCTTCCCGCACGCGGTGGAAGTGCTCACCGACGGACCCGGCCTGCTCGTGCCGCACAAGAACCCGGCAGCCCTGGCGACCGCCATCAGGAAGATCCTCACCAGACCCGCCCTGGCCGCCGCCCTGCGGGAACGCCACGGCCACACCGAACCGGCACTGCGGTGGCCCGCCGTCGCCCAGCGGTATCAGGAACTCGCCGCGACACTCGTCACCGCCGGCTCCCGCCCGGTCCCCGTGGCGGGCAGGTGA
- a CDS encoding glycosyltransferase, which produces MRLTDDTGLFEHARHAIVRREHGYCTDDVARGLVVTCREPDPPTEIVQLAERYLAFLAHAQDTGGAFRNRLGFDRVWTDQPGLGDWWGRALWGLGTAAARSPVPWIRRESLFAFTRGASRRAADPRAMAFAALGAAELLRADPGNAAAAELMADAAVVIGTPGPDPRWPWPQERLTYANAALAEALIAAGDLLGAPRVLAAGLRMLTWLLEIQVSQGHLSVIASAGWERGGPRLRHDQQPIEVSTLADACATAAAITGDQIWYAGVRQCVAWFLGDNDVDQLMWDPATGGGYDGLTPHGPNLNQGAESTLALISTLQHRTSG; this is translated from the coding sequence ATGCGGCTCACCGACGACACGGGACTCTTCGAACATGCCCGGCACGCCATCGTCCGCCGCGAACACGGTTACTGCACCGACGACGTCGCCCGTGGTCTCGTTGTCACCTGTCGCGAGCCCGACCCGCCCACCGAGATCGTCCAGCTCGCGGAACGCTATCTGGCGTTCCTCGCCCACGCGCAGGACACCGGAGGAGCCTTTCGCAACCGGCTCGGATTCGACCGGGTCTGGACCGACCAGCCAGGGCTCGGGGACTGGTGGGGGCGTGCGCTCTGGGGCCTGGGGACCGCCGCCGCGCGCTCCCCGGTCCCGTGGATCCGGCGGGAATCGTTGTTCGCCTTCACCCGGGGAGCCTCCCGCCGGGCCGCCGACCCGCGGGCGATGGCCTTCGCCGCGCTCGGCGCCGCCGAGCTGCTCCGAGCGGATCCCGGCAACGCGGCCGCCGCGGAACTCATGGCCGACGCCGCGGTCGTCATCGGCACTCCGGGTCCTGATCCGCGCTGGCCCTGGCCGCAGGAGCGGCTCACATACGCCAACGCCGCCCTGGCCGAGGCCCTCATCGCCGCCGGCGACCTCCTCGGCGCCCCGCGGGTCCTGGCCGCTGGTCTGCGGATGCTGACGTGGCTGCTGGAGATTCAGGTCAGCCAGGGCCATCTGTCCGTCATCGCCTCGGCAGGCTGGGAACGCGGCGGTCCTCGGCTCCGGCACGACCAGCAACCCATCGAGGTGTCGACGCTGGCGGACGCCTGCGCCACCGCCGCCGCCATCACCGGCGATCAGATCTGGTACGCCGGAGTGCGCCAGTGCGTCGCCTGGTTCCTCGGTGACAACGATGTCGACCAGCTCATGTGGGATCCGGCGACCGGCGGCGGCTACGACGGGCTGACGCCGCACGGGCCCAACCTGAACCAGGGTGCCGAGTCCACCCTCGCCCTCATTTCCACACTCCAACATCGCACCTCTGGGTGA
- a CDS encoding DUF5994 family protein, translated as MSWLRVHLGVTDGSAVGAGPGRCAARLSDVARFTGLVDLVLACCLRVGPRACVGPGRWDLVMALFIRHPEFLSPAERLRAREPVRSDHTAFDGSWWPDSTDLDIELGVLLPLLDHVRGPVRRLVMSAEDWPAGPDRIVTDLRTVGVDYLTGQSRWTMTVVCVDGGTFTMRVVPPGPSPAAPDGSEAGRDADVWEGEGGGLGLPLQRAAR; from the coding sequence ATGAGCTGGCTGCGCGTACACTTGGGGGTGACCGATGGCTCCGCCGTCGGTGCCGGCCCCGGCCGGTGCGCGGCTCGCCTTTCGGATGTCGCGCGTTTCACCGGACTTGTGGACCTCGTCCTCGCCTGTTGTCTTCGGGTTGGGCCCCGCGCCTGCGTCGGTCCTGGACGATGGGATCTGGTCATGGCTCTATTCATCCGGCACCCCGAATTTCTGTCTCCGGCCGAGCGCCTCCGGGCGCGGGAGCCGGTGCGGTCCGATCACACCGCGTTCGACGGAAGCTGGTGGCCCGATTCAACCGATCTCGACATCGAGCTGGGCGTTCTCCTGCCTCTTCTCGATCACGTCCGCGGACCGGTGCGACGGCTGGTGATGAGCGCCGAGGACTGGCCGGCCGGGCCGGATCGGATCGTGACGGATCTGCGTACGGTCGGCGTCGACTATCTGACCGGCCAGTCGCGGTGGACGATGACCGTCGTCTGCGTCGACGGGGGCACCTTCACGATGCGAGTGGTGCCGCCCGGCCCGAGTCCCGCGGCGCCGGACGGTTCGGAGGCAGGGCGCGACGCGGATGTCTGGGAGGGCGAAGGCGGTGGGCTGGGCCTGCCGCTTCAGCGAGCGGCCCGATGA